A genomic stretch from Algoriphagus halophilus includes:
- a CDS encoding YihY/virulence factor BrkB family protein produces MDSSPKEDLMTPSRFHIRDLPKLIVMAYHRWMASDPARLSAVVAYYAVLSLPALLVIVVNSVGAIWGPDIVAGNLSTQFQDILGPDNAKIIQEMILSTELSDKNILATVVGVGTLLFGATGVFYHLKVSLNQIWELKLTDEITWYKLAKDRLVSFGFVLVLGFLLLVSFILTALISILSEFLSSKLPEFVIYLAFTLDWVLSISVITFLFALIFKYLPDAKIRWKTVWVGAFLTAILFVVGKFLLALYFGATNPGSTYGAAGSLILILLWVSYSCLIFFFGAEFTKVFSIKYGYGIIPYEHFSRVKKKEVIIDKESQSAKIKP; encoded by the coding sequence ATGGATTCGAGTCCCAAAGAAGATTTGATGACCCCAAGTAGGTTTCATATTCGTGATTTACCAAAACTAATTGTCATGGCCTATCACCGATGGATGGCCTCCGACCCAGCAAGGCTAAGTGCCGTAGTTGCCTATTATGCGGTTTTATCTCTGCCAGCATTATTGGTGATTGTAGTCAATTCTGTGGGAGCTATTTGGGGCCCCGATATCGTAGCAGGTAATCTATCCACTCAGTTTCAGGATATTTTAGGTCCAGATAACGCCAAAATCATTCAGGAAATGATTTTAAGTACCGAGTTAAGTGATAAAAATATCTTGGCTACTGTGGTAGGTGTAGGGACATTATTATTCGGAGCGACGGGCGTTTTTTATCATTTAAAAGTCTCACTCAACCAAATCTGGGAATTGAAACTTACAGATGAAATCACTTGGTATAAATTGGCCAAGGACCGTTTAGTAAGTTTTGGTTTCGTCTTAGTACTTGGGTTTCTTCTTTTGGTCAGTTTTATTCTCACAGCATTGATTTCCATTTTAAGTGAGTTCTTATCAAGTAAATTACCCGAATTTGTGATTTACTTGGCGTTTACATTAGACTGGGTCCTTTCCATTTCCGTCATCACATTTTTATTTGCCTTGATATTCAAATATTTACCTGATGCCAAAATCAGATGGAAAACAGTTTGGGTGGGAGCATTTTTAACGGCTATTTTATTTGTAGTAGGTAAATTTCTACTTGCCTTATATTTTGGGGCTACCAACCCCGGATCCACTTACGGAGCAGCAGGTTCTTTGATCTTAATCCTGCTTTGGGTCTCCTATTCTTGTTTAATTTTCTTCTTTGGAGCAGAGTTTACCAAGGTGTTTTCCATCAAATATGGATATGGAATTATTCCCTATGAGCATTTTTCAAGAGTTAAAAAAAAAGAAGTAATTATAGATAAAGAGTCCCAGTCAGCGAAAATTAAACCATAA
- a CDS encoding DUF502 domain-containing protein: MKKLIGLFNELLKGGIFFLFPIVLAIIFLEKAISLLRPLATSITENFGDKYFITSSPYLLSIIILVLICLVAGYIASKGVGLKMVNWIENNILTLFPGYHLMKNTLQDQAGLIAETNFPVVLAPIDGWMLGFEVDKLDNGDLVIFVPGAPNIWEGNVIIFEEKRIKRTNLHQKDVQKIMRQLGVNSQTILNQLEKNQK, from the coding sequence ATGAAAAAATTAATCGGTCTATTTAATGAACTTCTGAAAGGAGGAATATTTTTTTTATTTCCTATCGTCCTGGCAATTATCTTTTTAGAAAAAGCTATCAGTTTGCTGAGACCTTTAGCTACCTCTATTACTGAAAACTTTGGTGACAAATATTTTATTACAAGTAGCCCTTACCTACTTAGCATCATCATTCTGGTTTTAATTTGTCTGGTAGCCGGATATATAGCTAGTAAAGGTGTGGGACTAAAAATGGTCAATTGGATAGAAAACAATATTTTGACACTTTTCCCAGGTTATCACCTGATGAAGAACACTCTTCAAGACCAGGCAGGATTAATTGCGGAGACCAACTTCCCTGTAGTCCTAGCCCCCATCGATGGATGGATGTTGGGATTCGAAGTGGATAAATTAGACAATGGAGACTTAGTGATTTTTGTGCCGGGTGCCCCAAATATTTGGGAAGGCAATGTGATTATCTTTGAAGAAAAGAGAATAAAAAGGACAAACCTTCATCAAAAAGATGTTCAAAAAATCATGAGACAATTAGGAGTCAATTCCCAAACTATCCTGAATCAATTGGAAAAAAACCAAAAGTAG
- a CDS encoding bile acid:sodium symporter family protein has translation MQAYNELDSIQLNFSPQDLLFLNLALALIMYGVALDLRFEDFKYLVKNPKSFFLGVFSQFLLLPFLTWILVHLINPPPSVALGMFLVAACPGGNISNFLSNLAKGNTALSISLTGFSSFLSIISTPVNFAIWASLYGPTSNLLQEISLDFKDAFFTVALILGIPLLLGILTHQNAPKLAEKASRILKPLSLLIFAAFIVIAFMGNLNLFLSYISLIFLWVLAHNFIALGAGFLTGKAFKLPLADVKTLTIETGIQNSGLGLVLIFTYFNGLGGMAFITAFWGIWHLISGITIATLWKYKE, from the coding sequence ATGCAAGCATATAACGAGTTAGATTCCATACAATTAAACTTTAGCCCCCAAGACCTACTTTTCCTCAACCTTGCCTTGGCGCTGATCATGTATGGAGTGGCTTTAGATTTAAGGTTCGAAGATTTTAAGTATTTGGTGAAAAATCCCAAAAGTTTTTTTCTGGGCGTTTTTTCACAATTCCTTTTATTGCCTTTCTTAACCTGGATCTTGGTTCATTTAATTAATCCACCTCCAAGTGTTGCATTGGGGATGTTTTTGGTGGCAGCTTGTCCAGGAGGAAACATTTCCAATTTCCTGTCCAATTTGGCAAAGGGAAATACTGCATTGTCCATCAGTTTAACAGGGTTTTCAAGTTTCCTTTCCATCATTAGTACTCCAGTCAATTTTGCGATCTGGGCAAGTCTATACGGACCTACCTCCAACCTGCTCCAAGAAATAAGCCTAGATTTCAAAGATGCCTTTTTTACCGTTGCTTTAATATTAGGGATACCCCTGTTATTGGGTATTTTAACTCATCAGAATGCGCCAAAATTGGCAGAGAAAGCATCTAGAATCCTAAAACCCCTAAGTCTTCTTATTTTCGCTGCATTCATTGTAATTGCCTTTATGGGAAACTTGAACCTTTTTTTAAGCTACATTTCATTGATTTTTTTATGGGTTTTAGCACACAATTTTATTGCTTTGGGGGCTGGTTTTTTGACCGGAAAAGCATTCAAACTTCCCTTAGCTGATGTCAAAACATTAACTATTGAAACAGGAATTCAAAACTCAGGATTGGGGTTGGTTCTTATCTTTACCTATTTTAATGGACTTGGAGGAATGGCCTTTATCACTGCCTTTTGGGGCATTTGGCATTTGATTTCAGGAATTACGATAGCCACCTTATGGAAATATAAAGAATGA
- a CDS encoding mechanosensitive ion channel family protein encodes MRLAEIFGYDAQKVFEKITEKLQGWGEAAISSLPNLALAILIMTIAIFMARKLKLYSNKYLTKIHINPTISRFLSQIIFMGILVLGIMLSLSAMELSKTVSSILAGLGIMGLALGFAFQDTAANFMSGVFITFNQPYKIGDVIQTKDGHEGKVIDVNLRVTKIRTYNGPIVHVPNRMLFQEFFINYTEEGKRRVQIECGISYGEDLETVQKIALEAMKDLPSRLSTEEPSIFWTGFGDSSINFILNIWVKFSTEEINFIPARNEAIIALKKAFDQEGITIPFPIRTLDFGIKGGVPMKEELGALTLLKTKENSN; translated from the coding sequence ATGAGATTAGCAGAAATATTTGGATACGATGCGCAAAAAGTTTTTGAAAAAATAACCGAAAAGTTGCAAGGATGGGGAGAAGCAGCTATTAGCAGCTTACCTAATTTGGCATTGGCCATCCTCATCATGACTATTGCAATTTTCATGGCGAGAAAACTAAAGTTGTACTCAAATAAATACCTTACTAAAATTCATATTAATCCGACCATAAGTAGGTTTTTAAGTCAGATCATATTTATGGGGATTTTGGTTCTAGGAATCATGCTTTCCCTCTCTGCTATGGAATTAAGCAAAACCGTTTCATCCATATTAGCGGGATTAGGTATCATGGGTTTGGCCTTGGGTTTTGCTTTCCAGGATACAGCTGCCAATTTCATGTCAGGTGTTTTTATCACGTTCAACCAACCCTATAAAATCGGTGATGTCATTCAGACCAAGGACGGACATGAAGGTAAAGTGATTGATGTAAACCTCCGAGTGACTAAAATTCGAACCTACAATGGCCCTATTGTACATGTTCCAAACCGAATGTTGTTCCAGGAATTTTTCATCAATTATACAGAGGAAGGCAAAAGAAGGGTACAGATAGAATGTGGGATCAGCTATGGGGAAGATTTAGAAACAGTACAAAAAATTGCCTTAGAAGCTATGAAAGATTTGCCCAGTAGATTGTCAACTGAAGAGCCAAGTATTTTTTGGACAGGATTTGGAGACAGTTCCATCAATTTCATTTTGAATATTTGGGTCAAATTCTCCACCGAAGAAATTAATTTCATCCCTGCAAGAAACGAAGCCATCATTGCTTTAAAGAAAGCTTTTGATCAAGAAGGAATTACTATCCCATTCCCTATCAGAACATTGGACTTTGGAATCAAAGGTGGGGTTCCTATGAAGGAAGAATTAGGAGCACTAACCTTACTAAAGACTAAAGAAAACTCTAATTAA
- a CDS encoding glycoside hydrolase family 2 protein, with product MEFPFRLGIPQLFFFVFMISMGNAQDLQHDQRIYLSGKDAASAVLWDFKISDGKNAGIWTQLPVPSNWEMHGFGTLNYGHDHRDTNKLLGKEFGEYRLEFFAEKGWKGQTVNLVFDGSMTDTEVWVNGKSAGPIHQGGFYRFQFDISKLLSYGDTNLLEVTVRKVSDNESVNKAEREADFWIFGGIFRPVFLEVLPSFHFTRIAVDPRHDGNFSGLVLLNKVPKSSWLDIELIDPNSGQTVGEFQQSIDSDSVSFSHQFSTIRAWNPESPTLYNAIFRWMDEEGVLFEKSETIGFRSVALKEKDGLYINGVKVILKGVNRHSFYPTSGRALSDSNHVEDILLMKEMNMNAVRMSHYPPDEKFLELADSLGLFVLDEVTGLQDAYDELIGPKLIQETVLRDANHPSVILWNHGNEGGWNFENEPAFHQVDIQKRPVIYPWLLRNHIDTFHYPTYNSKEGRLDRGVDVFMPTELLHGLYVGGAGAGLGDFWTKYSGNPLFAGGFLWAFSDEAVKRADRSDSLDSDGNHAPDGILGPFREKEGSFYSIQSVFSPIQLDFLEEGISVGGKVNVTNHYLFSDLNTCQLRIEVLKIKGWQGTSVLSSNSISLPALRPGQSALVDLQLPDQWKEGDVLKITAVGIHGEKLTTWAKPLREPKEGIRRYFNSNEIEIYPIKVRESTADVQVEVDGKLFFFGKKSGNLELVKVGRRFFYLSQNPKLEGVKLEPTKVSWKKIKDGSIEIHSSFQDQLGDIIWTVLPNAQLKMEASISQIPTPSKELLGVGFHFPDSLIVKADLITDGPYRVWKNRREGVGFGLWGKKYNDTQTGYSLEDLQYPEFKGYYSNFHAAKLITHEGEIEIKTETPGIFLSLFKPKYPAESTFGVMPTQTESDLSFLYDIPAMGTKFHLGAEMGPVQNESPERRIQPLILWFNFR from the coding sequence ATGGAATTCCCTTTTCGACTAGGTATACCTCAGCTTTTCTTTTTTGTTTTTATGATCAGTATGGGCAATGCCCAAGATTTGCAACATGATCAAAGAATATACCTAAGCGGAAAAGACGCTGCCAGTGCTGTTCTCTGGGATTTCAAAATATCTGATGGGAAAAATGCTGGGATTTGGACCCAACTACCGGTTCCATCCAATTGGGAAATGCATGGTTTTGGAACACTTAACTATGGTCATGATCATCGTGATACAAACAAATTACTTGGAAAAGAATTTGGAGAATATCGTTTAGAATTCTTTGCTGAAAAGGGGTGGAAAGGACAAACTGTCAATTTGGTATTTGATGGTTCCATGACGGATACTGAAGTTTGGGTGAACGGTAAAAGTGCTGGACCTATTCACCAAGGAGGGTTTTACAGATTTCAATTTGATATCAGCAAATTGTTATCCTACGGGGATACTAATTTACTTGAAGTGACTGTGAGAAAAGTATCTGATAATGAATCTGTTAATAAAGCAGAACGTGAGGCTGATTTTTGGATTTTTGGAGGAATATTCAGACCAGTATTTTTAGAAGTTTTACCAAGTTTTCATTTTACTAGAATTGCAGTTGATCCCAGGCATGATGGGAATTTTAGTGGATTGGTACTATTGAACAAAGTTCCAAAGTCCAGTTGGTTGGATATTGAACTAATTGATCCGAATAGTGGCCAGACTGTAGGGGAATTCCAGCAATCTATTGACTCTGATTCGGTAAGTTTTTCTCATCAATTTTCAACTATCAGAGCTTGGAATCCAGAATCTCCCACACTTTATAATGCCATTTTCAGATGGATGGATGAGGAAGGAGTCCTCTTTGAGAAAAGTGAAACAATAGGATTTAGGTCTGTGGCATTGAAAGAGAAAGACGGATTATATATCAATGGGGTGAAAGTTATCCTCAAAGGAGTGAATAGACATTCTTTTTATCCAACTTCAGGGAGGGCTTTGAGCGACTCAAACCATGTAGAGGATATTCTTTTGATGAAGGAAATGAATATGAATGCGGTGAGAATGTCTCATTATCCCCCGGATGAGAAATTCTTAGAATTAGCGGATTCATTAGGGTTATTTGTATTAGATGAGGTAACTGGCTTGCAGGATGCTTATGATGAATTGATAGGGCCAAAGTTAATTCAAGAAACGGTGTTAAGAGATGCGAACCATCCGTCGGTGATCCTTTGGAATCATGGAAATGAAGGAGGTTGGAATTTTGAAAATGAGCCCGCTTTTCATCAAGTTGATATTCAAAAAAGACCTGTTATTTATCCATGGCTATTGCGAAATCACATCGATACGTTTCATTACCCCACTTATAATTCTAAGGAAGGAAGATTGGATCGGGGAGTGGATGTGTTTATGCCTACAGAACTTTTACATGGTTTGTATGTCGGTGGGGCTGGTGCAGGTCTGGGTGATTTTTGGACAAAGTACTCTGGAAACCCTTTGTTTGCAGGAGGTTTTTTATGGGCATTTTCTGATGAAGCAGTAAAAAGAGCAGACCGATCGGATAGCTTAGATTCTGATGGAAACCATGCTCCTGATGGAATCCTAGGTCCTTTTAGAGAAAAAGAAGGAAGTTTTTATAGTATTCAATCTGTTTTTTCTCCTATCCAGCTAGACTTTTTAGAAGAGGGAATTTCTGTTGGAGGAAAGGTAAACGTTACTAATCATTACTTATTTTCTGATCTTAATACCTGTCAGTTACGGATAGAAGTATTGAAAATAAAAGGTTGGCAAGGAACCTCTGTTTTGAGCAGTAATTCAATTTCTCTTCCAGCACTTCGACCTGGACAATCGGCATTGGTTGATTTACAATTGCCTGATCAATGGAAAGAAGGAGATGTTTTAAAAATAACAGCTGTTGGTATCCATGGGGAGAAACTTACTACTTGGGCAAAACCTTTGCGTGAACCCAAAGAGGGAATCAGAAGGTATTTTAATTCCAATGAAATTGAGATATATCCCATCAAAGTCCGGGAATCCACTGCTGATGTCCAAGTAGAAGTTGATGGGAAACTCTTCTTTTTCGGAAAGAAGTCTGGCAATTTAGAGTTGGTAAAAGTGGGGAGAAGATTTTTCTATTTATCCCAAAACCCAAAACTGGAGGGAGTGAAGCTGGAGCCTACTAAAGTCTCTTGGAAAAAGATAAAGGATGGTTCCATCGAGATTCATTCCTCTTTTCAGGATCAATTGGGGGACATTATTTGGACAGTATTACCAAATGCCCAATTGAAAATGGAAGCATCTATTTCACAAATACCTACACCAAGCAAGGAATTGCTTGGTGTAGGTTTTCACTTCCCTGACTCTTTGATTGTAAAGGCGGATTTGATCACAGATGGTCCATATCGAGTATGGAAAAACAGGAGGGAAGGAGTTGGTTTTGGGCTTTGGGGAAAAAAATATAACGATACCCAGACTGGCTATAGTTTAGAAGATCTACAATATCCTGAGTTTAAAGGATATTACTCAAATTTCCATGCTGCCAAATTGATAACACACGAAGGAGAGATCGAGATAAAGACCGAGACACCGGGGATATTTTTAAGCTTGTTCAAGCCTAAGTATCCAGCTGAATCTACTTTCGGAGTAATGCCCACCCAAACAGAATCCGATCTCAGCTTTCTTTATGATATTCCAGCTATGGGTACCAAATTTCATTTAGGGGCTGAAATGGGGCCTGTTCAAAATGAATCTCCGGAAAGAAGGATACAACCCCTGATATTATGGTTTAATTTTCGCTGA
- a CDS encoding lysophospholipid acyltransferase family protein has translation MKDFVNYWLRLMVKACLHLYFKNIKVDGKENIPKKRPVILVANHQNALIDPLLLATHTKLNPFFLTRASVFKSPLAAKLLDFIRMLPVYRVRDGFSTIQQNQQIFDKTYEILKKNGTVIIFAEGSHSLIRNLRPLSKGFTRMAFGLKEKYPQTDPVILPVGINYSAHRKSGSRVHMIFGEPIEVDMPNSQSGKLTKSVEKALHELVVEIPNENYEANLNRLIEAGVDLNDQEAVLEFLETGVVKAPILPFSGLKNKLMKIFHFPLYWVWLWRSPKIKDKVFDSTMKFLIGFTMGPIYYLALMLLSFEPGIGPWALTFLIMAGITLWANKNPQE, from the coding sequence ATGAAAGATTTTGTAAATTATTGGTTGAGGCTTATGGTCAAGGCCTGCCTTCATCTCTATTTCAAAAACATCAAAGTGGATGGGAAAGAAAATATTCCCAAAAAGAGGCCGGTAATTCTGGTTGCTAATCACCAAAATGCACTTATTGACCCTCTCCTTTTAGCTACTCATACTAAATTAAATCCCTTCTTTTTAACTAGGGCTTCTGTGTTTAAAAGTCCATTGGCAGCTAAGTTATTGGATTTTATCCGCATGCTGCCAGTATACCGTGTTCGCGATGGATTTTCAACCATTCAACAGAATCAGCAAATATTTGATAAAACCTATGAGATTCTAAAAAAGAACGGAACGGTGATCATTTTTGCTGAAGGCAGTCATAGCCTAATCCGAAATCTACGGCCATTGAGTAAAGGATTTACTAGAATGGCATTTGGGTTAAAAGAAAAATACCCTCAAACTGACCCCGTTATTTTACCTGTAGGAATCAACTACTCCGCGCATAGAAAATCAGGAAGCAGGGTTCATATGATTTTTGGTGAACCCATAGAGGTAGACATGCCTAACTCCCAATCCGGAAAATTGACCAAGTCTGTGGAAAAGGCGCTTCATGAATTAGTGGTAGAAATTCCCAATGAAAATTACGAGGCCAATTTAAACAGACTCATTGAAGCAGGTGTAGATCTCAATGACCAGGAGGCAGTTCTAGAGTTTCTGGAAACTGGTGTGGTAAAAGCTCCCATCCTTCCCTTTTCAGGGTTGAAAAACAAGCTCATGAAGATCTTTCATTTCCCATTATATTGGGTTTGGCTTTGGAGAAGTCCTAAAATCAAGGACAAAGTATTTGACTCCACCATGAAATTTCTGATAGGATTTACAATGGGGCCCATTTACTACCTAGCTTTGATGCTCTTGTCTTTTGAACCCGGAATAGGACCCTGGGCATTGACCTTCTTGATCATGGCAGGAATTACTTTGTGGGCTAATAAAAACCCTCAAGAATAA
- the hppD gene encoding 4-hydroxyphenylpyruvate dioxygenase, with protein MTEDFLPINGTDYIELYVGNAKQSSLFYQYAFGFELIAYAGPETGIKDRASYVLKQDKIRLVLTSPLQSESPISQHINRHGDGVKVLALWVDDVEKSWYETTSRGAESVEEPATFKDEHGEVKTASIKTYGDTIHTFVERKNYKGVFLPGFIPRKSTYHATPIGLKYIDHCVGNVELGEMNRWVSFYEDVMGFKLLITFDDKDISTEYSALMSKVVSNGNGYIKFPINEPAEGKKKSQIEEYLDFYNGPGVQHMAIATDDIIHTVSELRKRGIEFLEVPQSYYDDLLDRVGKIDEDLQPLKELNILVDRDEEGYLLQIFTKPVQDRPTLFFEIIQRKGAKSFGKGNFKALFEAIEREQELRGNL; from the coding sequence ATGACTGAAGATTTTCTCCCTATCAATGGGACCGATTACATAGAGCTTTATGTAGGCAATGCCAAACAATCTTCCCTGTTCTATCAATATGCTTTTGGATTTGAATTGATTGCTTATGCAGGACCTGAAACTGGGATTAAAGATCGGGCTTCCTATGTGTTAAAACAGGATAAAATCCGATTGGTATTGACTTCACCTTTACAATCTGAATCTCCAATTTCCCAACATATCAATCGTCACGGAGATGGTGTCAAGGTACTTGCCCTGTGGGTAGATGATGTGGAAAAATCCTGGTATGAAACCACATCAAGGGGAGCTGAATCTGTAGAAGAGCCTGCTACCTTCAAAGATGAACATGGAGAAGTCAAAACCGCTTCCATAAAAACGTACGGAGATACCATCCATACCTTCGTAGAACGTAAAAATTACAAGGGTGTATTTCTTCCGGGATTTATCCCAAGAAAAAGCACTTATCATGCTACTCCAATAGGGTTGAAATACATCGACCATTGTGTAGGAAATGTTGAGCTGGGTGAAATGAACCGCTGGGTTTCATTCTATGAAGATGTGATGGGATTTAAATTGTTGATCACATTTGATGACAAAGATATTTCTACGGAATATTCAGCCCTAATGTCAAAAGTAGTTTCCAATGGAAATGGCTATATCAAATTCCCAATCAACGAACCGGCAGAAGGAAAGAAAAAATCTCAGATAGAAGAGTATTTGGATTTCTATAACGGGCCCGGGGTGCAGCATATGGCGATTGCCACCGACGATATCATCCATACAGTATCCGAACTTAGAAAAAGAGGAATCGAATTTTTGGAAGTCCCTCAATCTTATTATGATGATCTCTTGGATCGAGTAGGAAAAATAGATGAAGACCTTCAACCCCTCAAGGAGTTAAACATCCTGGTTGATCGGGATGAGGAAGGGTATCTACTCCAGATTTTCACAAAACCTGTTCAGGATAGACCTACTTTATTCTTCGAAATTATCCAGAGAAAAGGAGCTAAATCCTTTGGAAAAGGCAATTTTAAGGCCTTGTTTGAGGCAATTGAACGAGAGCAGGAATTAAGAGGAAACTTATAA